CGAACATGGCGTGCAGGACACGCCAGGCCCTCGGCCGGGGACGCGGCGGATCGGCGAGGCACCAGCGGCGGAACTGGCGGTCGGTCAACGCGACCTGCTCGCCGATCAGGTGCGCGGCCTGGGTGAACGCGGCCAGGAACACGGCGGGCCGCTCCCAGCCGCGATCGGCGCAGGCCTGAGCGAAGGGGGTGCACTGCCTGACCACGGATACCTCCAGTGATGTCGTCCACACAGAAAGTAGCCGACCGTAGGAAAAAGGAAAGCCCGTTCGCTCGGAAAAGACAGGCCGAATGTCAACCGAGATATCCACGCGACACACCGGCCCAGCGGTTCCCTGAGGAGGTCGAGATCCCCCACGGAAGGAAACCGGTCAAATGCGTATCTATTCCTCCGGAAGGCGGGAGGAATCAGCCGTCTTCCCCGGCGCCGAGACCTCCGCCGCCGAAGGCAGGCGATGGCTGCGGAAGATCCTCGGCGACCACCCCCGCCGCGACGACGCCGTCCTCCTCCTCTCCGAACTCCTCACCAACGCCGTCCTCCACACCACCTCCACCGAACTCCACGCCACCGTCCTGATCGACTGGGACGCCGTGATCCACCTCAAAGTCGCCGACCAGGGAGCCCCCACCTCCCCCTGCCTCTGCCGCCCCCAGCCAGACCCCCTCACCGAGTCCGGCCGTGGCATCCACCTCGTCCGCAACCTTTCCCACCGCTGGGGCTTCCTCAAGGACACCACCGGCTGCGTCGTCTGGCTAACCCTCGACCCCCACAACCCCCCCGACCCCCCCACCTCCCACCGCGCCGTCTACCAGGAGGCCCGGTGCGACTGAACCATGCCGCATCCGACCACGCGCCGCCACGGTGCGTGCCGCCGCCGTGGCCGACAAAAAGAGAACTACCTCGTCGCGCACGCACAGGCTCACGGACACATCGTTGTCACCCACGAAACGGCAGGGAACTCCAGCAAGCCCATTGAGATCCCTGACGCCTGCTCAGGTCTGGCGGTGAAGCGTGTGACCCCGTTCGAAATGCTTCGGCAGGTCAAGGCCCGCCTGGTGATGAAGACGTTCGCACATACCGACGATCTTGGCGATTGAGTTGCTTTACGCTGCCCGGGCCTTCTGTCTGATCTGCGGAACTAGCTGAATGCGGAAACGGCTGGTCGGCGCCGGGATCTAGCAACACGCGCCTGGCAACGACAGGTCCGGCATGTGTGGCTGCCGAAGGCGCTGTTTGTCGTGGGTGATGTGCAGGTGGAAGGACTCCAGGTCTGGACAGCCCGCTGAGTCATACGCGCTGAGGACGGTTTCGATCTGCTCCCATAGGTTGATCGGTCCGCTTTCCCGTACCTGCCAGGTGCCGTCCACGGGTGTGAGGGTGGCGGCTGAGCCGGTGAGGACGTCGGTCAGGTGAACCGCGCCGGCGATCGTGACCATCTGCGCGCCGGGGACGGCGCACTGTGCGAGGAATCGCAGATGGAACGCCTCAGGGGTGGCGGCGGTGATGCGTTCTGGGCCATGGGTGGCGGTGCGGGAGGTGCGCGGCAGGCTGGTGGTCCAGTGGGCCGGGTTGCCGAAGGGTGGTGCGGCGTGGGTGCGGGCGGACATGAAAGAGACGGTGCCGCCGAGCAACGGGCCCTCTGCTGTGCCGTCGGCTGCGACCGTCAGCAGGACACGCGCGTAGCCGTATAGCCAGCCGCTCAGGGTGAGCAGGATCTTTCCGCCGGGGCGGGTCTGAGCGATCAGCGCGGGTGGGACGGTGCGGAAGGAGCAGGCGGCGACGATCCGGTCGAACGGTGCTTCTGGCCAGTAGCCGTACAGCCCGTCGGCCACTGCGAGGGTGGGGGTGTAGCCGCAGTCGTACAGCGCGGACGCCGCCTGGTCGAGCCGTCTGCTGTCGACCTCGATGGAGGTCACGTCCGTGGAGCCGAGACGTTCGCAGGCCAGTGCGGTGGAGTAGCCCGTTCCCGTGCCGATCTCCAATGTCGTGTGT
The window above is part of the Sphaerisporangium rubeum genome. Proteins encoded here:
- a CDS encoding DUF4411 family protein, translated to MPHPTTRRHGACRRRGRQKENYLVAHAQAHGHIVVTHETAGNSSKPIEIPDACSGLAVKRVTPFEMLRQVKARLVMKTFAHTDDLGD
- the tgmC gene encoding ATP-grasp peptide maturase system methyltransferase; translation: MTTYGDGENDAVRLREAMVEVLAAQGAVDDPGWRAAAGKAPRHRFVPGFYLPADRPDEQGLTLWEPVTAELDRSRWLRAAYSDVTLITQFDGDEPDWKHPVTRHGGTPTSSSTLPSLVARMWADADVRPGHTTLEIGTGTGYSTALACERLGSTDVTSIEVDSRRLDQAASALYDCGYTPTLAVADGLYGYWPEAPFDRIVAACSFRTVPPALIAQTRPGGKILLTLSGWLYGYARVLLTVAADGTAEGPLLGGTVSFMSARTHAAPPFGNPAHWTTSLPRTSRTATHGPERITAATPEAFHLRFLAQCAVPGAQMVTIAGAVHLTDVLTGSAATLTPVDGTWQVRESGPINLWEQIETVLSAYDSAGCPDLESFHLHITHDKQRLRQPHMPDLSLPGACC
- a CDS encoding ATP-binding protein; the protein is MRIYSSGRREESAVFPGAETSAAEGRRWLRKILGDHPRRDDAVLLLSELLTNAVLHTTSTELHATVLIDWDAVIHLKVADQGAPTSPCLCRPQPDPLTESGRGIHLVRNLSHRWGFLKDTTGCVVWLTLDPHNPPDPPTSHRAVYQEARCD